AGTAGGTGCTACTCACATGAATAGTGGATGTCATGAGATGACCCTAAAGAAATGCAAAGCTATCTAATATTCTCACATGAAAGCATGCTGTATAAATGCTAGTCATTGTAATGCAGTAACAGTGTTCAGCCCTTTAGGCCTCACTGTTTGCTTCATTTTCCTGTCTATCTGTGGGCCTAACCAGCACACAGACAAAGGCCCTGTCTACCAGGCCTGCTCCATGCAAATACAGCCACTGAATATAACCGAGCCAGGGACAGGAGCTAGTTATCAACTTCCAACATTTTAGCATCCACCGTGTCTGCTGAGCAGGTGATAGCGAGgtatgtgtgagtctgtgtgtatgtactgagtgtctgtctctctctgtcacagagCCCCGTCCTACAGTACCTGTACTACCTGGCCCAGGTGCCCATTGCCATGTCTCCTCTGAGCAATAACAGCTTGTTCCTGGAATATTCCAAAAACCCTCTCAGGGAGTTCCTACACAAGGGGCTGTGCGTGTCTCTATCAACAGATGATCCTATGCAGTTCCACTATACCAAGGTAAACTGTTGGAGAAATAGTAGCTCAAATCAGCTCCAGCTGAGTGTTCCATAGCTGTTCTGTCGGACAGTACTTGATGACAGTGTGTCCTGTCTGTAGGAGGCACTGATGGAGGAGTATGCCATTGCGGCCCAGCTGTGGAAGCTCAGCACCTGTGATGTCTGTGAGATTGCCAGGAACAGTGTGCTGCAGAGTGGCCTGTCTCACCAGGTAGAGCCCTGGGCATTGATATCTAccctcttagaaaaaaaggtttccaaaagggttctttgctgtcccaacaggagaaccctctttgttccaggtagaaccctttttggttctaggtagaaaccctctgtggaaaggattctacatgaaacccaaaagttctctaccaggaaccaaaaagggtacttcaaagggttctcctatggggacagccaattAACTTTTACGTTCTAGATAACAGATTTTTTATAAGAGTGTATCATAGCATGAATGCAAAATAACATTAAAATAACCTTCCCCTGTCCCCCATCTAATGGAGTGATTATACCTAAGGAGCTTACATGATATACAATCTCTGGTAATACTGTATGACTCATTTTGTGCAGGAGAAGAAGCACTTTATTGGGGCCAATTACTTGAAGGATGGACCTGAGGGGAACGACATTCGGCGGACCAATGTGGCTCAGATCCGCATGGCCTACCGCCACGAGACCCTGTGCAATGAGCTCAGCTTCCTAGTGGATGCAGTGAAAACTGAAGCGGCCATTAGCACACAACCCGAGTGACCACAATAACATGGGATTTAGCTCAATCTGTGCATGTAAGCTCTCAACCCTCACAACGATATCTCTTGCATTCACGGGAGAAAAAACCCAATGGTTTGAATGTGTGTCTCTTGTTTCTCTGGCTGCATGTGTGCTAGTAGTGCTCAAGTGGCAAAGTGGTCCCTGAAAATTGTGTACTATGTGCAGATATATGCCTAAGTGGCTGGCCCACATGGAGGAATATGTAGGCCAAGCACAGTTTCCAGAAAAGCAGTTGCTTTCAAACTAGGCATTTCATGGATAattgaggtaagacagtaattATGCTAATAGAtcatgcatgtatgaactacacattgacacatccaaaGCAGGAGGCTTAATAAATACTTATTAGTCGCCAAAGTTCCGGAAGCATGTCTTTAACAGTATAAAAATAGTTTGTAGAGGTAGCAGTAGGAGCCAACTACATCTTAGTGTCTAAATTATGTATGTTCACAGTACAAGGGTTTCCTTCTACAGTGCAGCAACATCATCTGCACTAAGGCTGGCTCCCTCTGCAGAGCACTTACTCACAGTTCAGTAATGGTACAAAGTATTTGGGAGAGAAAAAACACTTCTATTTTGATGTCCGACACTCACTGTATCATGCCTTAGTGATGGGCGGTCCCAGCTGTTGGCGGAACCTGACAGTGTTTATCTCTGGAGCTGGAACACTGCTTTAGCTGTGATGAATGGTACATTTCCACTGTCCCTTTCCATGTGAGCTCGTTTTTTACAGGATGTCATGCAGTAGGTTGCAAGGAGGACACTGAAGTCAGTTGTGGACACTGTAGGCACAAAACATCGTACTTGTATGCACTGTACGATATTTGCTTGAAATATTTGTGTGAATGTTTTATTTCAATTTGAATGAAAACGGGCGTTTCTATTGGTCAGAGTATGCAATATTTAatttgaatgtactgtatgtataactTTGGAAAGCAACTATGAGCCAATTGAATGTTGAGAGTTTGGACAAGAGAGACAAATTTGAAGGCATATCTTCTCTAGTTGCACTGAGATACAAGTGTCCAAAGATGGACAAAGATGTTATACTGCTCTCTCACCTCTTGCTCGTTAATGGCTGACAGAATGCTGTGAAATAGCCTGTTCTTAATTATGTTACTTTTGTTATCAATAAAGATATTTAAACATGGATTATTCCCTTTTTTTGTCATGCAGCAATTTAAAACTGTGAGATGATGGAATACATTGTTTATTAGAACACGAACACTACGACTTATCATGGCAGTAGCCTGACACATTTCCAAAAAGGCTAAGAAGTAACTGCAGGGCAGGGAAACAAAAAGTTTGAATTTATTGCATCAGTTCAAGATTGGCATTAGTTAAAACACATGATTTACACATGCAATGGCCATGGCATACTGACTAACTTCATCTGAAGTCATCAAATGAATCTGTGTAGCAGAAAATATGAACCCATTTTCAATTCAGCTCCTCAACTCATCCAAGCTGCAGCGATAACTGCCTTGATGACATCGCCATCTAGTGGTTAAAATATAGGATGATCTCTAGAACAATCTATTTTGAATATTTTGAATATGAACGACACAAAGTCACTTTTTAAAGCAAAATTGTAAAGGCATCCCATGCTATAAATAAATGCATTTCAATAACATCAATGCACACTTTGTACAAAACTACTAAACAAAACTTCCATAAACAGGAACATAACTTTAAAAAAGCAGCCTGACCTTATCTTTGGTTTTACATAATCTAGAGCATCAAGGTTTTGTCTCTGATGCTGAATCAGTGTTGGTCTCATCACTGATGTTCACACTGATGTCACTGGCGGTCTCTTTGCACACATCCTCCTCAGGCTCAGCCTTAGCTTCTCCCTTAGTCTGGGCTTCCTTTGTGTCCTTCATACAGGTGTGTGCTGCACACTCCTCTGTCTCGATGTACTCGTTCTGCTGCTCCCCATCCCAGCAGAGGAGAATAGTCTTGAGGCCATTGATCCTTTTTAAAGAGGAAAAATAAAATGTGACTTTTTTTAAACACAGTTAACACAGCATCAACTTACATCCCTAAAGTCACTCTGATATAAATCAAACGTATGCATGACCATGTCAACGGGTATATGTTATAGTAATTGTGCTTAATGAATTACCTTGATCTAAATATTGGCATTCAATTCAAGGGATCTTACATATCTATTTTTTCCCCCTTTTACAAAAAAAGTTGTAAAACCACTTACGTTCTAAAGTACAAGAGAACGGCCATTGCAGTCAGAAGAAGAACAACAGCCGAGGTGATAAGTAATGCTTTTGGCACCGCTAAAACAACAGAgcacaggagagggaagagattACTCATACAAAATGAACCTTGTCACTTTCACTCCCAATGGTGATGATGACAGAACATAGGAGTGGTTTGATGGACAACAGCAATGTTGGTAGTTAATGTCCCAAACCTCCAATTGAAGACTTTGCACTGCTCATGGACTGGGGTagttctacctctacctcctctgGGTTATCAGAAAAactactgagagagagaagggaggagcgAGAATGAGGGGTGGGCCGTGCGGACTGTGTGGAAGGGACAAGATGGATGatggctggagagagggaggtagaggggggtgAGGCCGCTCCTGAAGGAGAAGGATTTGGTTAGCACATTTTATTCACATTCAATTAAATGAATAAATTGATATCCAGAATTGACATCACAGTGGCTGTTTGCCAAATATTTTCATTTCACTCAATTCCTAAAACTTGGTCAAACCACCCCAGGGACAGTTCAGGAAGTTAATGTAGGATGTTTTTCACGCTCAAATGTTCCCTTTTCCTCTCACGTTCATACAATTGTTAGTTTCAGAAAGGAAATGAAAGTACATGATTTGACTTTCTGGAAAAATTCCAATTACCTCAGAGTTTAGGGTCAACAAAAAGGCACAGAGCAATTAGATTATGTATCCATGAATCAACATACCATAACATTTCTCTACTCTATCTTTGATCCATTGACTGCATGGAAATTAAGATTTTAAAAAATCCTTTACTGTACCTGAAGCATTGAAGCAGAACACATCAAAAAGTTTGGTGACAGAGGCTCTCCATTTGATGACACCGGTCTGGTTTTGACCACAGGTTTTACTGGCCTCAATACGAGGGATCACTGCAAAATGTTCATCAATCCACCCAAACCTAGAGACACAGCCAATTTAAATTGGATTCGTTCATTCTCAGAGGTTATCTATTATGAAAAGGATCACTAGCATACAAAGAAGAATCAAATCCAAAAGCCATTTTACCTGCATGTTTCCAAGCCCAGTCTCTGAGCCTCCTCAACCTGGGAATTGGATGCCATGGTTACACCCAGAGACCAGCACACCTCCCTGGCCTCAGAGGCATTAAAGGCATAGGCAAACTGGTTGAGGTCATTTGTGTAGCTGACCAGAAACACCCCGGctatgtgtctctctgggaaAGCTGGTGATAAGGGAATTGAAGATAAGTTTCTGTGCATATTTGCTGGTTTTAAAACACTAGCAATATTTCACTGTTCTTGTTTCTAATTAGTCAAGTTTATCAATTTGAAAATCCAATAATAAGTCCGAAATATTTTAAAGTCCTTTTTCGTTTAGATCATTTAGTGAAAAATGATCTCTTAATGCATTTCCATGCCTTGTAttatttaatgtatttttatATCAATGTTCATCAGTAATCATTAACGAAGATAATACAATCA
This sequence is a window from Oncorhynchus keta strain PuntledgeMale-10-30-2019 chromosome 14, Oket_V2, whole genome shotgun sequence. Protein-coding genes within it:
- the LOC118393831 gene encoding lymphatic vessel endothelial hyaluronic acid receptor 1-like; translation: MMQVWILSLLLPLTLSFSGLHVDPSNIHAFPERHIAGVFLVSYTNDLNQFAYAFNASEAREVCWSLGVTMASNSQVEEAQRLGLETCRFGWIDEHFAVIPRIEASKTCGQNQTGVIKWRASVTKLFDVFCFNASGAASPPSTSLSPAIIHLVPSTQSARPTPHSRSSLLSLSSFSDNPEEVEVELPQSMSSAKSSIGAVPKALLITSAVVLLLTAMAVLLYFRTINGLKTILLCWDGEQQNEYIETEECAAHTCMKDTKEAQTKGEAKAEPEEDVCKETASDISVNISDETNTDSASETKP